The following proteins are co-located in the Phocoena phocoena chromosome 1, mPhoPho1.1, whole genome shotgun sequence genome:
- the FBXO2 gene encoding F-box only protein 2 encodes MDGDGDPESVGQPEEASPEEQQQEAGAEEASGGEERPEDEGEEEEAAYLDELPEPLLLRVLAELPAAELVQACRLVCLRWKELVDGSPLWLLKCQQEGLVPEGGPEEERDHWQQFYFLSKRRRNLLRNPCGEEDLEGWCDVEHGGDGWRVEELPGDCGVEFIHDESVKKYFASSFEWCRKAQVIDLQAEGYWEELLDTTQPAIVVKDWYSGRRDAGCLYELTVKLLSEHEDVLAEFNSGQVAVPQDSDDGGWIEISHTFTDYGPGVRFVRFEHGGQDCVYWKGWFGARVTNSSVWVEP; translated from the exons aGAGCGTGGGCCAGCCGGAGGAGGCGAGCCCGGAGGAGCAGCAGCAGGAGGCCGGCGCGGAGGAGGCGAGCGGCGGGGAGGAGCGGCCCGAGGacgagggggaggaggaggaggccgcGTACCTGGACGAGCTGCCCGAGCCGCTGCTGCTTCGcgtgctggccgagctgcccgcCGCCGAGCTGGTGCAGGCCTGCCGCCTGGTGTGCCTGCGCTGGAAGGAGCTGGTCGACGGCTCTCCCCTGTGGCTGCTCAAGTGCCAGCAAGAGGGTCTGGTACCCGAGGGCGGCCCCGAGGAAGAGCGCGACCACTGGCAGCAGTTCTACTTCCTGAGCAAGAGGCGGCGCAACCTGCTACGCAACCCGTGCGGGGAAG AGGACTTGGAGGGCTGGTGCGACGTGGAGCACGGTGGGGACGGCTGGAGGGTGGAGGAGCTGCCCGGAGACTGCGGGGTGGAATTCATCCATGACGAGAGTGTCAAGAAGTACTTCGCCTCCTCCTTCGA GTGGTGTCGCAAAGCGCAGGTCATTGACCTGCAGGCTGAGGGCTACTGGGAGGAGCTGCTGGACACCACTCAGCCGGCCATCGTGGTGAAGGACTG GTACTCGGGCCGCAGAGACGCCGGCTGCCTGTACGAGCTCACGGTGAAGCTGCTGTCAGAGCACGAGGACGTGCTGGCCGAGTTCAACAGCGGGCAGGTGGCAGTGCCACAAGACAGCGACGACGGTGGCTGGATTGAG ATCTCCCACACCTTCACCGACTATGGGCCGGGCGTCCGCTTCGTCCGCTTCGAGCACGGCGGACAGGACTGCGTCTACTGGAAGGGCTGGTTCGGGGCCCGGGTGACCAACAGCAGCGTGTGGGTGGAGCCCTGA